A portion of the Andreesenia angusta genome contains these proteins:
- a CDS encoding FUSC family protein, with protein sequence MECQFKGGVGKVRSLPPIGMRIIKSAIAVAISAVFMEYVVRDTPFFACIGAVVSMERTMEKSFEAALMRNLGTFIGGVFGMLVSFLTENVAIQALGVIPVIYIINLLKKHPSIIPGCIVFFAVVYLNDANTGWIYGLRRITETFMGSIIGLGVNNLIKSPREDMEI encoded by the coding sequence ATGGAATGCCAGTTTAAAGGAGGTGTTGGTAAAGTGAGAAGCCTGCCGCCGATAGGTATGAGGATTATAAAGTCAGCCATAGCAGTCGCAATATCGGCAGTCTTTATGGAATACGTAGTTAGGGACACGCCATTTTTCGCCTGCATAGGAGCGGTTGTATCTATGGAGAGGACTATGGAGAAGTCCTTTGAAGCTGCGTTGATGAGGAACTTAGGCACATTTATAGGAGGGGTATTTGGGATGCTGGTTTCCTTTCTTACAGAAAATGTAGCCATTCAAGCCTTGGGAGTTATCCCTGTTATATACATAATAAATCTGCTGAAGAAGCATCCATCGATAATTCCGGGCTGTATAGTTTTTTTTGCAGTTGTCTATTTGAACGATGCAAACACGGGCTGGATATATGGATTGAGAAGAATAACGGAGACTTTTATGGGCTCTATTATAGGGCTTGGAGTCAACAATCTAATCAAAAGCCCAAGAGAAGATATGGAGATATAG
- a CDS encoding MFS transporter, whose product MDKSSSTQDLKLTRSLLLLMALTSGVSIAGVTYNQPLLEYMASSFSVPRSSIGLVSTFTQIGYGCGMLFIVPMGDIVERKSLILRTLCLCMFSLAGLSLSMNFYWLLGASFLVGFSSIITQLLVPLAASLSEPGRRGKAIGTVISGLITGIIAARLVSGFVGPRLGWRAVYMISPVFIALLAFTLRKYLPRSAPSSDESYFEILKSMAGVLRTNPVVRSSSMIGPCLFASFQLFWTSIVFFLESPAYGFSSTSSEIAGRFGLVGIAGVFLVPMMGTLSDRRTPRFAIGLSAALAFSAFLIMTVFGENIFGLALGVMILDFATNSSQVSNQARINSVESPRQSRFNSVFMSIYFFVGALGSYLGSFTFSKFGWTGVCATGLVFVSIALLAHFTIGRIDYAPDSEY is encoded by the coding sequence ATGGATAAATCAAGTTCAACTCAGGATCTAAAGCTTACAAGAAGCCTTCTGCTTCTTATGGCGCTGACTTCCGGAGTTTCAATAGCAGGCGTAACATATAATCAGCCACTTCTGGAGTACATGGCTTCAAGCTTTTCTGTACCCAGGAGCAGCATAGGGCTTGTGTCCACTTTCACCCAGATAGGGTATGGCTGCGGGATGCTATTCATAGTCCCGATGGGAGACATAGTGGAGAGGAAGTCGCTTATACTCAGGACTCTCTGTTTGTGCATGTTTTCACTTGCCGGACTCAGCCTCTCCATGAACTTCTACTGGCTGCTGGGGGCCAGCTTTCTAGTTGGGTTTTCCTCTATAATAACACAGCTTCTCGTTCCTCTTGCTGCGTCTCTCTCGGAGCCCGGCAGGCGCGGAAAAGCCATCGGAACTGTGATAAGCGGACTTATAACAGGCATAATAGCCGCCAGGCTTGTAAGCGGATTTGTGGGACCTCGCCTTGGCTGGAGGGCTGTCTATATGATTTCCCCTGTCTTTATAGCGCTGCTGGCTTTCACGCTCAGGAAGTATCTTCCCAGGAGCGCTCCAAGCTCTGACGAAAGCTACTTTGAAATACTGAAGTCAATGGCAGGTGTGCTCAGAACCAACCCTGTCGTCAGGTCTTCTTCCATGATAGGTCCATGCCTTTTCGCTTCGTTCCAGCTTTTCTGGACTTCCATAGTCTTTTTCTTGGAGTCTCCAGCATATGGCTTTTCAAGTACAAGCTCGGAAATAGCGGGAAGGTTCGGTCTTGTCGGTATAGCCGGAGTCTTCCTTGTACCGATGATGGGTACGCTTAGCGACAGGAGGACTCCTCGCTTTGCCATAGGCCTGTCAGCTGCACTGGCTTTCTCAGCTTTTTTAATCATGACTGTTTTCGGAGAAAACATATTCGGGCTCGCCCTTGGTGTGATGATTTTGGACTTTGCGACCAATTCCTCTCAGGTCTCGAATCAGGCCAGGATAAACTCAGTAGAGTCTCCAAGGCAGAGCAGATTCAACTCTGTCTTTATGTCTATCTACTTTTTTGTAGGTGCCTTGGGCTCATATCTTGGCAGCTTCACTTTTAGCAAATTCGGCTGGACCGGAGTCTGTGCAACTGGACTTGTGTTTGTATCTATAGCGCTTTTAGCTCACTTCACAATAGGGAGAATAGATTACGCCCCTGATAGTGAATATTGA
- a CDS encoding DMT family transporter yields MDRKKGIIMMMLSAFFFALMAATVKSLGDYPLTEKMFFRNFLGFVFAFAMVKRNGGSLRGNNRKLLVLRSVFGMLGVAAYFYSIQYLNLADAVIINKFAPFFVVLLSWLMLKEKIGKGQIIALFLAIVGAGLVTKPTFNVNIAPAMIGLMASMFAGMAYVTVSYLRKSDSPETIVFYFTLITSLCMIPFAFSGGWIVPRGLDILKAIGLGVFSTAGQIFMTYGYRYADASEVSIYSYSDIIYSMIIGVVLFSEMPDYLTAIGGVAILAAGFVNFYTKKLLKQNTAK; encoded by the coding sequence ATGGACAGAAAAAAGGGAATAATAATGATGATGCTCTCGGCCTTCTTTTTTGCACTTATGGCGGCTACAGTGAAGTCACTAGGTGACTATCCTCTCACTGAGAAGATGTTTTTTAGGAACTTTTTAGGCTTTGTGTTCGCCTTTGCAATGGTAAAGAGGAACGGGGGAAGTCTTAGAGGTAATAACAGGAAGCTACTTGTGCTTAGAAGTGTATTTGGGATGCTCGGGGTTGCGGCCTATTTCTATTCAATCCAGTACTTGAACTTGGCGGATGCAGTCATAATAAACAAGTTTGCGCCTTTCTTTGTAGTGCTTCTATCTTGGCTTATGCTCAAAGAGAAGATAGGGAAGGGACAGATAATTGCGCTTTTTCTGGCAATAGTAGGAGCAGGACTGGTCACAAAGCCCACTTTCAACGTCAACATAGCACCGGCTATGATAGGGCTTATGGCCTCAATGTTCGCCGGAATGGCTTATGTCACAGTGAGCTACTTGAGAAAAAGCGACAGTCCAGAGACAATAGTCTTCTACTTCACGCTTATAACGAGCCTCTGTATGATTCCGTTTGCTTTTTCAGGAGGCTGGATAGTCCCAAGGGGACTTGATATACTCAAAGCCATTGGGCTTGGAGTCTTTTCCACGGCAGGTCAGATATTTATGACTTACGGATACAGGTATGCAGACGCTTCAGAGGTCTCAATATACTCCTACTCCGACATAATCTACTCTATGATAATAGGTGTAGTGCTGTTTTCAGAGATGCCAGACTATCTCACAGCGATAGGAGGAGTTGCAATACTTGCGGCCGGCTTTGTGAATTTCTACACCAAAAAGCTTTTAAAGCAGAATACAGCAAAATAA